Proteins found in one Bombus terrestris chromosome 1, iyBomTerr1.2, whole genome shotgun sequence genomic segment:
- the LOC100649079 gene encoding ELAV-like protein 2 isoform X10, whose translation MMANGMDTVVQQNGGSTLGQASQEESKTNLIVNYLPQSMTQDEIRSLFASIGEVESCKLIRDKLTGQSLGYGFVNYHRPEDAEKAINTLNGLRLQNKTIKVSYARPSSEAIKGANLYVSGLPKNMTQQDLENLFNPYGRIITSRILCDNITGLSKGVGFIRFDQRVEAERAIQELNGTVPKGSSEPITVKFANNPSNNNKAIPPLAYLAPQATRRYGGPIHHPTGRFRYIPLSPLSRYSPLAGDLLANSMLPGNAMNGSGWCIFVYNLAPETEENVLWQLFGPFGAVQSVKVIRDLQTNKCKGFGFVTMTNYDEAVVAIQSLNGYTLGNRVLQVSFKTNKSKAT comes from the exons ATGATGGCGAACGGAATGGACACAGTCGTGCAACAAAATGGTGGATCCACCCTCGGGCAGGCCTCGCAGGAAGAGTCCAAGACGAATCTCATTGTAAATTATTTGCCACAGAGCATGACACAGGATGAGATTCGATCCCTCTTTGCGAGCATAGGCGAGGTGGAGAGCTGCAAGTTGATTCGCGATAAACTCACCG GTCAGAGTTTAGGTTACGGTTTTGTTAACTATCACCGGCCTGAGGATGCTGAGAAAGCGATAAACACGCTCAACGGTCTTCGTCTGCAAAACAAAACGATCAAG GTATCGTACGCGAGACCGAGCAGCGAGGCGATCAAAGGGGCAAACCTGTACGTGAGCGGTTTGCCGAAGAACATGACGCAACAAGACCTGGAGAATCTGTTCAACCCATATGGCAGAATCATCACATCGCGGATACTTTGCGACAACATCACCG GATTGTCGAAAGGGGTCGGTTTCATAAGGTTCGACCAGCGGGTCGAGGCCGAGAGGGCGATTCAAGAGTTAAACGGTACCGTTCCGAAGGGCTCATCCGAGCCGATCACCGTCAAGTTCGCCAACAATCCGAGTAACAACAACAAGGCGATACCGCCGTTGGCCTATCTGGCACCGCAGGCGACCCGACGATATGGCGGCCCGATCCACCATCCAACCGGCCGCTTCAGGTACATTCCACTGTCGCCACTATCCAG GTACAGCCCGCTGGCAGGCGATCTCTTGGCGAACTCAATGCTACCCGGGAACGCGATGAACGGTTCCGGCTGGTGTATCTTCGTGTACAACCTCGCTCCAGAGACCGAGGAGAACGTGCTGTGGCAGTTATTCGGTCCGTTCGGCGCCGTCCAATCGGTCAAAGTGATCCGCGACCTGCAGACGAACAAGTGCAAAGGCTTCGGTTTCGTGACGATGACCAACTATGACGAGGCGGTGGTCGCCATCCAGAGCTTGAACGGTTACACGCTCGGTAACCGGGTTCTTCAAGTGAGCTTCAAGACGAACAAGAGCAAGGCGACGTAG
- the LOC100649079 gene encoding ELAV-like protein 2 isoform X11, producing MMANGMDTVVQQNGGSTLGQASQEESKTNLIVNYLPQSMTQDEIRSLFASIGEVESCKLIRDKLTGQSLGYGFVNYHRPEDAEKAINTLNGLRLQNKTIKVSYARPSSEAIKGANLYVSGLPKNMTQQDLENLFNPYGRIITSRILCDNITGLSKGVGFIRFDQRVEAERAIQELNGTVPKGSSEPITVKFANNPSNNNKAIPPLAYLAPQATRRYGGPIHHPTGRFRYSPLAGDLLANSMLPGNAMNGSGWCIFVYNLAPETEENVLWQLFGPFGAVQSVKVIRDLQTNKCKGFGFVTMTNYDEAVVAIQSLNGYTLGNRVLQVSFKTNKSKAT from the exons ATGATGGCGAACGGAATGGACACAGTCGTGCAACAAAATGGTGGATCCACCCTCGGGCAGGCCTCGCAGGAAGAGTCCAAGACGAATCTCATTGTAAATTATTTGCCACAGAGCATGACACAGGATGAGATTCGATCCCTCTTTGCGAGCATAGGCGAGGTGGAGAGCTGCAAGTTGATTCGCGATAAACTCACCG GTCAGAGTTTAGGTTACGGTTTTGTTAACTATCACCGGCCTGAGGATGCTGAGAAAGCGATAAACACGCTCAACGGTCTTCGTCTGCAAAACAAAACGATCAAG GTATCGTACGCGAGACCGAGCAGCGAGGCGATCAAAGGGGCAAACCTGTACGTGAGCGGTTTGCCGAAGAACATGACGCAACAAGACCTGGAGAATCTGTTCAACCCATATGGCAGAATCATCACATCGCGGATACTTTGCGACAACATCACCG GATTGTCGAAAGGGGTCGGTTTCATAAGGTTCGACCAGCGGGTCGAGGCCGAGAGGGCGATTCAAGAGTTAAACGGTACCGTTCCGAAGGGCTCATCCGAGCCGATCACCGTCAAGTTCGCCAACAATCCGAGTAACAACAACAAGGCGATACCGCCGTTGGCCTATCTGGCACCGCAGGCGACCCGACGATATGGCGGCCCGATCCACCATCCAACCGGCCGCTTCAG GTACAGCCCGCTGGCAGGCGATCTCTTGGCGAACTCAATGCTACCCGGGAACGCGATGAACGGTTCCGGCTGGTGTATCTTCGTGTACAACCTCGCTCCAGAGACCGAGGAGAACGTGCTGTGGCAGTTATTCGGTCCGTTCGGCGCCGTCCAATCGGTCAAAGTGATCCGCGACCTGCAGACGAACAAGTGCAAAGGCTTCGGTTTCGTGACGATGACCAACTATGACGAGGCGGTGGTCGCCATCCAGAGCTTGAACGGTTACACGCTCGGTAACCGGGTTCTTCAAGTGAGCTTCAAGACGAACAAGAGCAAGGCGACGTAG